Proteins encoded within one genomic window of uncultured Flavobacterium sp.:
- a CDS encoding sodium/sugar symporter encodes MNVLQTADYIVFFIYFVIVTAYGMYIYRSKKTAATSSNEYFLAEGSLTWWAIGASLIASNISAEHFIGMSGSGFAIGLAIASYEWMSAATLIIVAMFILPIYLKNKIFTMPQFLAKRYSGTVSTIMAIIWLLIYVFVNLTSIIYLGALAISSIAPVSFQFCVIALSLFSVIVTLGGMKVIGYTDMFQVIVLILGGLVTTYLALTLLSDQFGFGKDILKGLAIIADKAPEHLHMILDKSNPHYNELPGMSVLVGGMLINNLAYWGCNQYIVQRALGADLKTARKGILFAAFLKLLVPIIAVLPGIAMFVMHSNGMFQQEMVDAAGVLKPDHAYPTLMNLLPAGLKGVALAALTAAIVASLAGKANSISTIFSLDIYKKYFNSQASEKKLVRTGRWCVVVCMIIAAFVAPALKSLDQAYQFIQEYVGFFSPGVLAIFLLGMFWKKTTPAAGLAGALLTVPLAAILKFLPMWTDGAFPDYPFLDRMTIVFFLIVFIMVGISLAKPLSEQETEIHTIEVDNSMFKVSSEFIVGSFIICGILVALYTVFW; translated from the coding sequence ATGAATGTATTACAAACCGCAGATTACATTGTTTTCTTTATTTACTTTGTCATAGTCACGGCTTACGGAATGTATATTTACAGAAGCAAAAAAACTGCAGCGACCAGTTCCAACGAATATTTTTTAGCCGAAGGATCACTTACCTGGTGGGCAATTGGAGCATCGCTTATAGCTTCTAATATTTCAGCAGAACATTTTATTGGTATGAGTGGTTCAGGTTTCGCAATAGGATTAGCAATTGCTTCTTACGAATGGATGTCTGCTGCCACATTAATTATCGTGGCCATGTTTATTTTACCAATTTATCTTAAAAACAAGATATTTACCATGCCGCAGTTTCTGGCCAAAAGATATAGCGGAACAGTAAGTACCATTATGGCGATTATTTGGTTGTTAATTTATGTATTTGTAAATCTTACTTCTATAATTTACTTAGGAGCTTTGGCTATTTCATCAATTGCTCCGGTCAGTTTTCAGTTTTGTGTTATTGCACTAAGTTTATTCTCTGTTATTGTAACTTTAGGAGGAATGAAAGTGATTGGATATACAGATATGTTTCAGGTTATAGTATTAATTCTTGGCGGATTAGTAACAACTTATTTGGCATTGACCCTACTTTCAGACCAGTTTGGTTTTGGAAAAGATATTTTAAAAGGACTGGCTATTATAGCTGATAAAGCACCGGAACATTTACACATGATATTAGACAAATCAAACCCGCATTATAATGAATTGCCGGGAATGTCTGTTTTGGTTGGCGGTATGTTAATCAATAATCTGGCTTATTGGGGATGCAATCAATATATTGTTCAGAGAGCTTTAGGAGCCGATTTAAAAACTGCCCGTAAAGGAATTTTATTTGCCGCTTTTCTGAAATTATTAGTTCCAATTATTGCCGTTTTACCGGGAATCGCCATGTTCGTAATGCATTCAAACGGAATGTTTCAACAGGAAATGGTTGATGCAGCAGGAGTTTTAAAACCAGATCACGCATATCCAACTTTAATGAATTTACTTCCTGCGGGATTAAAAGGTGTAGCTCTGGCGGCTTTGACAGCAGCAATTGTAGCTTCTCTAGCAGGAAAAGCAAATAGTATTTCGACTATTTTTTCTTTAGATATTTATAAAAAATATTTCAATTCTCAGGCATCAGAAAAAAAGCTGGTTCGTACAGGAAGATGGTGTGTTGTAGTTTGTATGATTATAGCAGCTTTTGTAGCGCCGGCATTAAAATCATTAGATCAGGCTTATCAATTTATACAAGAATATGTGGGATTCTTTTCACCAGGCGTTTTAGCGATTTTCTTGTTGGGAATGTTCTGGAAAAAAACAACTCCGGCTGCCGGACTTGCGGGCGCATTGTTAACAGTACCACTTGCGGCTATATTGAAATTCCTGCCTATGTGGACAGATGGCGCTTTTCCTGATTATCCTTTCTTAGACAGAATGACTATTGTTTTCTTTTTAATTGTGTTTATAATGGTTGGCATTAGTTTAGCAAAACCACTTTCAGAGCAAGAGACTGAAATCCATACAATAGAAGTCGATAACTCTATGTTTAAAGTCTCTTCAGAGTTTATTGTTGGTTCATTTATTATCTGCGGAATATTAGTGGCTTTATATACCGTTTTTTGGTAA
- a CDS encoding glycosyl hydrolase family 28 protein has translation MKRNFIIALLIFCISLTVSAQKVFDIKRYGAVGDGKTLNTKAIQKAIDGANKSKGGRVIFSKGKFLSGSIVLKTGVELFFEEGAVLLGSTNPDDYPKYEGIRALILANESKNIAVNGNGIIDGQGRELALAIDSLHHTGVRIDPKYNYRRMRPEDGRGKLISFVKCDSVTMINITLKNSPGWVQCFRECKNIVIDSMKVNSTAYWNNDGIDVDGCENVRITNCNVNAADDGICLKSESLGLQNNNIYIGNCTIRSSANAVKFGTGSYGSFKNVTIENIKVFDTFRSAIAIESVDGAEIENIKVSNITAVNTGNAILIRLGHRNGDKPGYIKNVTIKNVKAQIPFGRPDIDYDMRGPEVDYFHNPFPASIAGIPGHLIENVTLENIEITYPGRASKGMAYHPLSRLKDVKENINGYPEFTMFGELPSWGFYVRHVNGIEMKNIKLILEKEDFRPAFVFDDVKNLAMKAIDIPSDKINQIVFKDVISSNLDSESLKRKIEPEQNKFELPAH, from the coding sequence ATGAAAAGAAATTTTATAATCGCACTGCTTATTTTTTGTATTTCCTTAACCGTTTCGGCGCAAAAGGTATTTGACATTAAAAGATATGGCGCCGTAGGAGACGGTAAAACTTTAAATACAAAAGCAATTCAAAAAGCAATTGATGGGGCTAACAAAAGTAAAGGCGGAAGAGTTATTTTTTCAAAAGGTAAATTTCTATCCGGAAGTATAGTTTTAAAAACCGGAGTTGAATTGTTTTTTGAAGAAGGAGCCGTTTTGTTAGGAAGTACCAATCCAGATGATTATCCGAAATATGAAGGGATAAGAGCATTGATTTTGGCTAATGAATCAAAAAATATTGCGGTAAACGGAAATGGAATTATAGACGGACAAGGAAGAGAACTGGCATTGGCAATCGATAGTCTGCATCATACCGGAGTTCGAATTGATCCAAAATACAATTACAGAAGAATGCGCCCTGAAGATGGACGTGGAAAGCTGATTTCGTTTGTAAAATGCGATTCTGTAACCATGATCAATATCACATTAAAAAACAGTCCGGGCTGGGTGCAATGCTTTAGGGAATGTAAAAATATTGTAATTGATTCTATGAAAGTCAATAGTACGGCTTATTGGAACAATGACGGAATTGACGTTGATGGCTGCGAAAATGTTCGAATAACAAATTGCAATGTAAACGCGGCAGATGACGGTATTTGTCTAAAATCTGAGTCGCTGGGATTGCAGAACAATAACATTTACATCGGAAATTGTACCATTAGATCGAGCGCCAATGCTGTAAAATTTGGTACAGGTTCTTATGGCAGTTTCAAAAACGTTACGATTGAAAATATTAAGGTTTTTGATACTTTCAGATCGGCAATTGCGATTGAATCTGTAGATGGAGCTGAAATTGAGAATATTAAAGTTTCAAATATTACGGCTGTAAATACAGGAAATGCGATATTAATTCGCTTAGGTCACAGAAATGGAGACAAACCGGGATATATCAAAAACGTAACAATTAAAAACGTAAAAGCACAGATTCCTTTTGGCCGTCCTGATATTGATTATGATATGCGCGGACCAGAAGTTGATTATTTCCATAATCCATTTCCGGCTTCGATTGCAGGAATTCCGGGACATTTGATAGAAAATGTGACATTAGAAAATATTGAAATTACGTATCCGGGAAGAGCTTCAAAAGGAATGGCGTATCATCCTTTAAGCAGACTAAAAGATGTAAAAGAAAACATAAACGGATATCCTGAATTTACCATGTTTGGAGAATTACCTTCTTGGGGATTTTATGTTCGTCACGTAAACGGAATCGAAATGAAGAATATAAAACTGATTTTGGAGAAAGAAGATTTTCGTCCCGCTTTTGTTTTTGATGATGTAAAAAATCTTGCGATGAAAGCTATTGATATTCCTTCGGATAAAATTAATCAGATTGTTTTTAAAGATGTTATATCAAGCAATTTGGATAGTGAATCGTTAAAAAGAAAAATAGAACCAGAACAAAATAAGTTTGAATTGCCTGCGCATTAA
- a CDS encoding glycosyl hydrolase family 28 protein: MKKKSIIAILIFCLSLTVAAQNVYDVKKYGAKGDGKTNDAAAIQKAIDACSKTGGRVLFPAPFTFLAGPIDVKSKVDLHIEAGAKLLASPDEKLYTKSAFRTNPGEGTIWIGGENIEDFTISGSGKIDGNGISFMGEELEDSYVLKPFNVLDPRPHVLTIVGGKNIRIKDVHIGNSAYWTVHLVGCNDVVISGITLLNSLKVRNSDGIDLDHSKNVRISDCYIESGDDCICLKNRREFEEFGACENITVTNCTMTSSSCAIKIGSENMDAIRQVVFNNCIIKNSNRALGIQNRDEGTVSDVIFSNIVVESKLNTDTWWGKAEPIYVTAFSRAKGNHKDANWRFPKGATEGKVGEIRNIYFFNIQCTGENGVFVSGESKDKIKNIVFDNVSVFIDKTTSFPGGVYDRRPSNVEGFVKGSTSGFYFDSAERIKVQNCTVQWGNNKPDYFKYAVESKNVAELIVTNLDGQSAFPAKLEAVKK, from the coding sequence ATGAAAAAGAAATCTATAATCGCGATCCTAATTTTTTGTCTTTCCTTGACTGTTGCGGCACAGAATGTTTACGACGTTAAAAAATACGGAGCTAAAGGAGACGGAAAAACCAATGATGCGGCAGCCATTCAAAAAGCAATTGATGCCTGCAGTAAAACGGGTGGAAGGGTTTTATTTCCCGCACCATTTACGTTTTTAGCCGGACCAATTGATGTAAAATCCAAAGTAGATCTGCATATCGAAGCAGGAGCTAAATTATTGGCAAGTCCAGACGAAAAATTATATACAAAAAGTGCTTTTAGAACCAATCCGGGAGAAGGCACCATTTGGATTGGAGGAGAAAATATAGAAGATTTTACCATTAGCGGAAGCGGAAAAATAGACGGAAACGGAATTTCGTTTATGGGCGAAGAACTGGAAGATTCGTATGTTTTAAAACCTTTTAATGTGCTCGATCCACGACCTCATGTATTGACAATTGTTGGAGGAAAAAACATCAGAATAAAAGATGTTCATATTGGAAATTCGGCATACTGGACAGTTCATTTGGTTGGCTGTAATGATGTTGTAATCAGCGGAATTACTTTATTAAATAGTTTGAAAGTCCGTAACAGCGACGGAATCGATTTGGATCATTCAAAAAATGTGAGAATCAGCGATTGTTATATCGAAAGCGGAGATGATTGTATTTGTCTAAAAAACAGAAGAGAATTTGAAGAATTTGGTGCCTGCGAAAATATTACAGTTACCAATTGTACGATGACAAGCAGCAGCTGTGCGATTAAAATTGGTTCAGAAAACATGGATGCAATCAGACAAGTGGTATTCAATAATTGTATTATAAAAAACAGCAATCGTGCCTTAGGAATTCAGAACAGAGATGAAGGGACTGTGAGCGATGTTATTTTCTCTAATATTGTTGTCGAAAGTAAATTGAATACCGATACTTGGTGGGGAAAAGCAGAGCCGATTTATGTAACGGCTTTCAGCAGAGCAAAAGGAAATCATAAAGACGCGAATTGGCGTTTTCCAAAAGGAGCAACAGAAGGAAAAGTGGGCGAAATTAGAAACATCTATTTCTTTAATATTCAGTGTACAGGAGAAAATGGCGTATTTGTAAGCGGTGAATCAAAAGATAAAATCAAGAATATTGTTTTTGACAATGTGAGTGTCTTTATAGATAAAACAACTTCTTTTCCCGGTGGTGTTTATGACAGACGTCCTTCTAATGTTGAAGGTTTTGTAAAAGGAAGCACTTCGGGGTTTTATTTTGATTCAGCAGAACGTATTAAAGTACAAAATTGTACAGTACAATGGGGTAATAACAAACCGGATTATTTTAAATACGCTGTCGAAAGTAAAAATGTAGCCGAATTAATCGTAACAAATTTAGACGGACAATCAGCTTTTCCTGCTAAATTAGAGGCAGTAAAAAAATAA